TGTTGACTTTGGGCGTATTCTAACGGCAATGGTAACCCCGTTTAATCAGGATTTACAAGTTGATTTGAATTTAGCAAAAAATTTAGCCAGGCATTTGGTAAAATTGGGTAATGACGGTATAGTTGTTTCCGGGACTACAGGTGAATCCCCGACAATTACAAAACAAGAAAAACTTGATTTATTCAAAGCAGTTGTTGAAGAAGTTGGCGGGCAGGCTACTGTTGTTGCCGGAACCGGAGGGAATAACACTGCTGAAAGTGTAGAGCTTACTAAAGAAGCTGAAAAGCTTGGTGTTGACGGTGTAATGCTGGTAGTTCCTTATTATAATAAACCCTCCCAGGAGGGATTGTATCAGCACTTTAAAGTCGTAGCAGAAAGTACTGACTTACCTGTGATTCTTTACAATATACCTGGACGTTCGGCTATAAATATGACTCCTGCTACCGTAGCCAGGCTGGCTGAAATTGATAACATAGTAGGTATAAAAGAGGCAGCCGGAAATATGGATCAAGTAGCTGAACTGAAGAGGTTGCTTCCTTCAGATTTTGCTATATACAGTGGTGATGACTCTTTGACTTTGCCGATGCTTAGTGTAGGCTGTAAAGGAATAATAAGTGTAGCCGGGCATATAATCGCAGATAAAATTAAAGAAATGATTAATGCATATACATCCGGTAACATTACCCTGGCAGCGGAACTTCATTTAAAGCTGTTCCCGGTTTTTAAAGGCATGTTTATTACCAGTAACCCGACACCTGTTAAAACAGCACTAAATATGATTGGTGTGCAGGTGGGTGGAGTACGCTTACCCCTTGTTAATGCTACCGAGCAAGAAAAAGAGACGATTAAAAACTTGTTAAAAGAATTTAATCTAATATAAAAAAGACCCCGGGGCTTTGAGTTTGCCCTGGGGGTTCTTTTTTTGCGGTAACATTTTTTAGTTATAATTCAGGCACTTGTTAATTATATTAAAATCTATTATAATATGGATGAGATTTTTAGGGCGGCTTTCTAAATCCGGGTTAATTGCAATGTTTTCCCACCTTCTCCTAATTACACTCACCAATTTTTGAAAAATTTTACGATGAAACTTAGCTTTAGATCAAATATTTTTAGGAGGTGTGGAATTGGCACGTGATCTCAAATTGTCCCTAATTCCCCTTGGAGGGTTGGGGGAGGTCGGTAAAAATATGATGGTGGTGAGATACGGGGAAAACTTGCTCGTAATTGACGCTGGATTAATGTTTCCGGAAGAAGATATGCTAGGTATTGATTTAGTTATTCCGGATATTACTTATCTGCTTGAGAACAAGGACTTGGTGCGCGGCATAGTGCTTACGCACGGACATGAGGACCATATCGGAGCACTTCCTTATGTTTTGCGTAAAATTAATGTTCCGGTTTATGGTACGAAATTAACACTCGGTTTGCTGCAGGTTAAATTAAAGGAACAAAACCTTATGAATGACGTTGTACTGCATACAGTAAAACCCCGAGATACAGTAAATATCGGGCCGTTTAAGGTTGAGTTTATACGAGTTTCCCATAGTATACCGGATGCTGTGTCTGTTGCTATTCAGACGCCCATTGGTACTATTGTGCATACAGGAGACTTTAAAATAGATCAGACTCCTATTGACGGTGAGGTAACGGATTTTTATCGTTTTGCGCAATTAGGGGAAAAAGGAGTACTGGTTTTATTATCGGACAGTACCAATGTAGAGAGGCCCGGATATACGAAATCTGAGCGTACGGTAGGTAAATTTTTTGATGACACTTTTAGGACGGCTGAGGAAAGAATTATAGTAGCTACCTTCGCCTCAAATGTGCATAGGTTGCAGCAGGTAATCACCAATGCACATAAATACGGCCGAAAAGTAGCTGTAGTTGGCCGAAGCATGGTAAATGTTGTTAATATTGCTTATGATTTGGGATATCTTTATGTCCCTGAAGGAACTCTAATTGAGCTTGATGAAGCTAAAAAGCTACCTGGCGACCAGGTAGTAATTATGACAACCGGCAGTCAGGGAGAACCTATGTCAGCTTTAACCAGAATGGCTATGGCCGATCATAGACAGGTTGAAATAATGCCTGGGGATACGATTATTATTTCTGCTACGCCTGTGCCGGGAAATGAAAAGTTGGTCGCGCGAATTATTGATTTGCTTTTTAAACGAGGTGCCCATGTGTTTTATGAATCCTTCTCAGGCATTCATGCTTCGGGTCACCCCAGCCAGGAAGAACTGAAATTAATGTTTAATTTAACCCGTCCCAAGTTCTTTGTACCTGTTCATGGGGAATACCGGATGTTAGTTAAACATGCGGAATTAGCTCGTGGTATGGGTATTCCATCTGACAGGATTTTTGTAGCTGAAAACGGGCAAATTCTTGAGTTTACCCGTAAACAGGGGAGAGTTGCGGGTCGGGTAACGGCAGGAAAAATTCTGGTTGACGGTTTGGGTGTAGGAGATGTTGGAAATATTGTTCTTCGTGATCGTAAGCAATTGTCCCAGGATGGTATATTAATTGTAGTAGTTACCATTAATCGTGAAACAGGTCTGGTTGTGGCCGGTCCTGATATAGTTTCAAGAGGGTTTGTGTATGTACGAGAATCTGAAAGTTTAATGGAAGATGCCAGGTCTAGGGTGAAAATTGCTCTGGACAAATGTTCCGAGCGTAATATTACAGAATGGGCTGCCATAAAATCACAAGTACGAGATGCTTTAGTGAAATTTTTATATGAAAGAACTAGGAGAAGGCCGATGATTTTGCCTATCATCATGGAAGTGTAATATACCACCACTAAATCTCAAAGCCGGGAACCCTTGATATATGGGTTAGCCGGCTCTTCTATTATTATAGAAAATTTCCTACTATGAAGGTGGGCGGTGATGACTTCCGGGATTACCATTTTTGAATGGTATCCGCTGCATCATTAAAAAGCCTGTAAGAATAAAGAACCCGGCCACAGCCGGGAAAGTAACCATAATGACCACAATATTGCCTCGCTAAAAATATTTTATAAAAATAATTCCGGTTCTCTTCGATTAGCAAAATCAACTTCTAATTCATGTTTATGTCTTAAATAATCTTCATCATCAAAATATTTTGCCTGAGTAGGACATTTTTTAATACAGGCACCACATTTTATACAAATTCCATTTAATTTAGATACATCTTCATAATCTATGGAACCCATAGGACAGACATCCGCACAAAGTTTGCAATCGATACAATTGCTATTTGTTTTAGGTGTAACCTTTCTAATATCAACTGGGATACCATCTTTATTTATTGGCATATAATACTTTCTATAAGGTTTATTCCCTTTTACAAATACGGTTTGAACATTATCTTCTTGGGTTATTTTATTATATATTCGATTAGCAAAATCACTTACTATAGCCATATCTTTTTCATCGGGTCTGTTTTTGGCAAGAGTTTTAGAAAATGAGTGTTCTCCTATAAACGCACACCCTGCAATAACTTTAAAACCGTTTAATTCAAGAATATCTTTTAATTCTATTAAGGCATCGTCATAGTTTCTGTTTCCATAAACAACTACAGCAATTGCTATAGCACCATTACCTGCAATGGAATTTAAATATTTTAGTAATACATTTGGAACTCTTCCTGCATAGACCGGAACTCCTATAATGACTATATCTTCTTCTGTAAAAGATATTGTTTCTTTTCTAACTGCCGGCAGAGTAAAATCAATATTATTAATAGTTATATCCTTATCAATATTCTCTGAAAATTTTTTTATGATACCGGATACTATTTTCTTAGTTGTACCTGTCGGGCTAAAATACATTGAATTTAATCTTTTATACACAATAAGAGCCTCCTCTAAAAAATAATATTTAGATTGTATTAACCTCCTTACTATCTAATTACCGCACCAATCCAATTATAGGCATTAGTTGGGTATAGGCAGCTTGTTATATAAAATTGGTTAATTAATTGCAATAAATTATATTTTTTAATAATTAATTTATTTATTAAATTCAAACTTTTTTACGACATAATTTTAGTTGAATTTTATTATTTTCATAATCATTCTTTTTATTTTTTAAAGATCCTTCTTTGTTAATAAACATAAGTGATATTTTTATATTTTCTTTTTTCTTCTGCTTTCTATTTTCATCCTTCTCTTTATTAAGCCTCTTTATTAAGCCACCGGTTGTCCAGTAGTAACATATTGAAAGCTAACAGCACAATAAATATTACACCGGTTATCGCCTGTGTATTTTTTATTGTATTAAAAGCATACTAACACTAAATAAATTATTTTCATTTTTAAGGAGAGGATTATATGTCTTATGAAGAGTTAATTGGCCAAAATCCCGGAGTTTTTCCCTTCACACCGAACCAACCCGGAGTTAACCCGCCGCATCCTCCTGAGCATCAGCCGGATAATCCTGATCCTGCCAAAAAAGGTAAAAGAGTACAAGGTCGCAGTAAGGATACTATGAACACTGTAAAAGAATTAGGTTCTACTGACTTACCGGAAGTAAAAAGTAATATTCATTGTTTGACAATTGTCGGGCAGGTGGAAGGACACTTGGTGCTTCCTCCGCAAAATAAAACGACAAAATACGAACACATTATTCCTCAGTTAGTAGCTCTGGAGCAGAGTAAGGAAATCGAAGGAGTATTGATTATACTAAATACTGTGGGGGGCGATGTGGAAGCCGGCTTAGCAATCGCGGAGATGATTGCCGGATTATCTAAACCGACTGTTTCGGTTGTTTTGGGTGGAGGCCATTCCATCGGTGTACCGATTGCCACCAGTAGTTCCTATTCCTTTATAGCCGAGACAGCCAGTATGACAATTCATCCCATTAGGCTAAACGGTCTAGTAATTGGAGTTCCCCAAACGTACGAATATTTAGATAAGATGCAGGATAGAGTTGTGCGTTTTGTCACAGAGCATTCCCATTGTACGCAAGAAAAATTTAGAGAATTAATGTTTAGAACCGGAGAATTGGCCCGGGATATAGGGACGGTATTAATTGGTAAGGAAGCAGTAGATGTAGGTCTGATAGATGAAGTTGGCGGGTTAGGTAGAGCTGTTAGTAAACTTAATGAACTTATAGACGAATGGAAGCAAAGAGGAGAGGTGCCGCTGCAATGATTTTATACACCCCTATGCAGTTAGAATTAGTATTTGAAGGGTTGGAACCTCAACAGGAAACTGATTACCGGAAGGTATCTTATCAGGGGATACCATTATTAGTAAATTCCGCTGGGGAGGTGGTCCGAGTTTTAAGTACTGACCCGAATGATTTTATGCGCCCGGATATTTGCCCCGGGGCTAAAATAAATCAATGCATGTTCAAATAAAAAACCGGTTCTAAACGTTATTGCCCCGTGCTATAATACCTTGGGAGGTGTTTAGTCTGGAACTGACAGTTTTTCAAGCACTTATCTTAGGTATTGTGCAGGGGTTAGGTGAATTTTTGCCAATTTCCAGTTCAGCTCACCTGGTTTTAATTCCCTGGGCCTTTAATTGGCCTTATGCAGGGCTAACTTTTGATGTAGCTTTACATATGGGTACTCTTTTTGCTGTGGTGGCTTTTTTCTGGAAAGATTGGGTTTTATTGGCCTGGAATGGGTTAACACTGAAAAATAATAATGAGGGTAAACTTTTTTGGTATTTAGTGCTGGCTACTATTCCCGGTGCAGCGTTTGGTTGGTATTTTGAAGAGCAGGCTGAAACAATTTTCCGTACCCCTTTGTTAATTGGTACAATGTTGATCGTAATGGGCGTTATCCTATTTATTGTAGATAAAACGGCAAGTAACTTAAAGAACATTGCACAGATTAGTTTACCTGACAGCATATGGATTGGGCTTTCCCAGGCATTTGCCATTATTCCGGGGGTTTCCCGCTCCGGAGTAACCATGACTATGGCGCGTTTCTTGGGAATGTCCAGGGAATCGGCGGCAAGATTTTCTTTTTTGCTATCTACTCCTATTATCTTTGGTGCCGGAGTAGTGCAGTTAAAAAACATTTCACCGGGAGATATTACTACAGCTTTTCTGGTGGGAGTAATATCATCTGCTATTGTTGGCTTCCTGTCAATTAAATTCCTATTGCAATACTTAGCAGAGCGTAGTTTCGCGCTTTTTGCCTGGTATCGATTTGTTGTCGGGGCAGCTGTAATATTTTTATCATTTATAAAAAGCTAAAAATTAAGAAACTCCTGAAATTAAGAAATTAATTCAGGGGTTTTTTTCTGTTTAAAAGGGAAATGGAAATATTTGTAGTATATGTTATTAAAAGGAGGTGTAAAAAATCGGCAAGTAGCCGGTTAACTATATGCTGCAATTAAAAAGCCGTATAAAATGTGAAATAGTGGGGATCGTTTTAATAGCCTTGGGCGTTTTAGCTATGATAAGTCTCTTATATCCTTCAATCGGCATAGTAGGATATTTAATGGAAGTATTTCTTAAGGCTGCCGTGGGTGAGGCTCGTTTTCTTTTTCCTTTAATATTAGGAATTGTAGGCTTTAAACTAATCAGAAAACCTTTCAAAGTTAAAAAAAGTACTAAAATTTATGGAATTATTTTAATGTTTACTGTAATATTAGCCTTTTTGCATATGCAATTGGCTCCAAGAGGCTATTTTGAGTTAGGATTTAAAGGTGTCGGTGGCGGCCTTATTGGTGCTGTAATGATTTTTCTAATGACTAAATCCTTTGGGACGATAGGGGCATATATTATTCTATCAACTTTACTTTTGGTAGCTTTAATGTTAATCACAAATCTTTCTTTAATTACTCTACTGAAAAATGTTTGGGTAAAAAGCAAATTATATATAAAAAAAACTAAGCAATTAATTATTAACTTTTTATATGAAGAAATAGATGAGGAAGTTGAAGAACACGAAATATTTAAAACCACCAAAATAATAAAATTTCCTAAGCAAACAAATAAATATCAGGATGAGGGTAATGTGAGTGCTGACAATAATTTGACTGATGAAGAAGAAAAGACTGAACCTTTAGAATTGAGTCCGGCTCTAAATCTGGATTTTAATCAGGATGGAGATGGGCAGGAGAAGCAAGCTGCTGAGCAGCAAAAAACTGTCTCTTTTCAAAAAAACCAGGTTATAAATGGAGAGCAATTAACTTTATCCTTTAGAGAGCAAACAGGTAATTTTTTGTTACCACCGTTAGAGCTTTTACAACAACCTTCAAAAATAAAGAATAATAAGGTTAATAAAGATATATCAAATAATGTTAAAATCCTGGAGGAAACTCTTGGCAGTTTTGGTGTAAGGGCCAGGGTAACCCAGGTATCCAGGGGGCCTGCTATAACACGTTACGAGATTCAGCCGCCTCCCGGAATTAAAGTCAGCCGGATTGTAGGTTTGGCAGATGATATTGCCTTAAGTATGGCTGCCCCTGATGTGCGTATTGAGGCTCCTATTCCCGGAAAGGCAGCGGTGGGAATCGAAGTTCCGAACAAAGAAATTTCCAGGGTGTATTTACGAGAATTGCTGGAAACCCGTGACTTTCAGCAATCTACCTCCCGACTTACGGTCTCTTTGGGAAAAGATATCGCCGGTAATCCGATTGTTGCAGATTTGAGTAAGATGCCGCATTTACTAATTGCAGGGGCCACCGGTTCAGGAAAAAGTGTGTGTATGAATACCCTTATAGCAAGTATTCTTTTTAAGGCTTCTCCTGAGGAAGTTAAATTTTTAATTATTGATCCTAAAATGGTTGAACTTACTACTTATAATGGGGTTCCTCATCTGGTATCACCAATAGTGACTGACCCCAAAAAAGCTGCTACTGCACTGCGCTGGGCAGTTAAGGAAATGGAGAGTCGTTATAAGCTTTTTGCCGCAGAAGGAGTAAAGGATATCCTGAGGTACAATAAGCTTTTGCAAAGTCGTAAAGACGTAAAAGAAAATAATAAAACGTTACCACTAATAGTTATTTTAATTGATGAGTTAGCCGATTTAATGATGGTAGCCCCGGCTGATGTAGAAGATGCTATTTGTCGTTTGGCGCAGATGGCCCGGGCTGCAGGTATACATTTAGTTGTGGCCACTCAAAGACCGTCAGTGGATGTGATAACCGGGTTAATTAAAGCCAATATACCTTCTCGTATTTCATTTGCTGTATCATCACAAATTGATTCCCGGACTATTTTAGATATGAGCGGGGCGGAAAAACTTTTAGGCAAGGGGGACATGCTCTTTTTTCCCATCGGTGCTTCTAAACCTATAAGGGTTCAAGGTGCGTATTTATCCGATACTGAAGTTGAAAACCTGGTAAATTATCTTAAAAAGCAGTCAGCTCCTGTTTTTGTGGAGGATGTTGCCGAGGAAAGCGTTGGGGCAAACAGTGGAGTTGAGTTTGAAGATGAGTTATTACCCCGGGCTGTGGAAATATTTATTGAAAGCGGACAGGCTTCGATTTCTATGCTGCAGCGAAGGTTGCGTATAGGTTATGCAAGGGCAGCCAGGTTAATCGATATTATGGAACAAAAAGGTATTGTCGGACAGTTTGAAGGGAGTAAACCTAGGACTATTTTAATTAATGAGGAAGATTATCACCAGATGTTTAACTGCCGGTAAAAACATGTTTTGACAATGGTGGATGAGATATGATAAAATTATCTGTTGAAATTTCCTTGATTCTTGAAATGGAAGTGTTAACAGTGTATAGAGAGATTGATATAGAAAAAGTTTTTACAGATTCTGATACAGTTTTGGTTGATGTGCGTTCTGAAAATGAGTTCGCTGAAGATACTATTCCCGGTGCTGTAAACATCCCTCTTTTGAGCAACGAACACCGGACCATGGTTGGTACAGTATATAAGCAGGAAGGTCCGCAAATGGCCAGGCGTTTAGGTTTAGAGTTGGTGTCGCCTAAACTGCCCAAGATGGTAGATGATTTTGCAGCTGCTGCCAAAGATAGGGACGTAACGGTTTTTTGCTGGCGGGGTGGAGACCGGAGCCGATTTACCGCGTCTCTTTTGGCTAATATGGGATTTAAGGTGAAACGGGTGCTGGGAGGTTATAAAGCTTACCGGCGTGTGGTGCACAAGTATTTAGAGCAAGAGTGCCTGCCGCAAAAGGCAGTGGTTTTGCATGGCCTAACCGGAGTAGGTAAAACGGAGGTTATTGATGGACTTAATAAAGAAGGGATCCCTGCTCTTGATTTAGAGGGTATGGCAGTCCACCGGGGGTCTGTTTATGGGAAGATTGGTCTGCCCCCTTCTCCCAGTCAGAAGCAATTTGAAAGTAGGATTTTTGAGTTTTTCCGCCGTCACGGTCAGCAGGGGGTTTTTGTAGTTGAATGTGAGAGCCGCCGTCTGGGCAAGTTGCTGGTCCCCAGCTCATTAATGACTACGATGCGCCGGGGCTATAGCATTTTATTATACGCTGATTTGGAGACCCGTGTGGAGCGTATTGAAAGAGTTTACACTGATGGGCCGAATCATAACATTGAAGAACTTCAAGAGGCAACTGCTTCATTGTTAAAACGCTTAGGAAAAAATAAAACTGCTGAACTAAATGAAATGCTGGCCGCAAAAAAATTCAAAGAGGTCTTTAGATACTTATTGACAGATTATTATGATCCATTGTATAAATACCCTGAAGGGCCTGCTAAGGATTATGATTTATCAGTAAACACTGCTAAAGTAGAGGAAGCGGTAGCTAAAATTAAAAAATTTGTAATAAATTTGCCTGAATACCGGGGGATGAAGCAGGAGGTGGGGTAATGGAAATTGGTTCTATACTGAGACAAACCCGGGAAGCCAAGGGGTTATCTTTGCAGCAGGCCGAAGAAGAAACAAAAATTCGCCGCAAATATCTTGAAGCTTTGGAAAATGAAAAATTTGATGTTTTACCAGGCCCCGTTTATGTAAAGGCTTTCATCAAAACCTATGCCAAGTATTTGGGACTTAACGGTGAGGAACTGGTGGCCGGCTTGACCGGTCAAGCAGCGGAAGAGATTCCGGTTTTTATAAAAAAGGCAGAAAACACCTTAATGGATAGACCTGCTTTTACCTGGAAACCCCGGTATTGGCGTTATTTAGCGGCTATTTTTCTTGTGGGAGTAATAGCGCTATTCGGAGCTGCTTATAAGGAAAATAACAGCTTTTTGACAGAGCGCCGGACGGGAACACCGCAACAGTCAGAGCAGACTGACCGCGAGGATGTAAACCATAATAATATTGAGAACAATAATAAACAGTCTGCGGACAATAATACAACCACTGAAGATGAGCAAGGGGTAAACTTAAGATTAAACGTTACTTCCGAACGATGCTGGATGCTGGTCAAGGTAGATGGAAATATAGCTTTTGAGGGTACTCTCCCAGCCGGTCAGTCCAAGGATTTTACCGCTCAGGAAGAAATATGGTTTAAACTTGGCAATACCGGTGCTGTACAGGTTGTGGTAAACGGTGAAAACCATGGTTATCTGGACAAGAATGCAACAATTAATGATTATACGGTAAATAAATCAGGCTTGCAGCAAGGATAAATATAAACCCACCTCTGGTGGGTTTTTGCGTGAAAAGAATTTTATGAGTTATAAGGAATATTTAGTAGAGAAAAAATTGTCTTTGCGTTTAACCTGCTAATTAAAGCAGTATTTGGGGATTGCTGAAATCTAATCTCGTAAGCACGGTTACCAATAGGATTTATCTGACTGATATGTTTTAGATTAACAATGAAACTCTTATGTGACTGAAAAAATTGAGGAAAATCCAACTTGTTTTTTAAACTCATTAAGTTTTCTGTAGTTTCGTACTTATTGTCCTGGGTTAATATAATTGATTTATTGTTTTTTCGTTCTATCATAATAATTGAATCAACATCAATGAAGGTAACGGAGGAGCCTGTCTTAATAAAAATCTTATCCCTTGAAGTAAGTATATTTTTGATTTCCGCCATTTGCTGCTGAGATTTTTCTTGTAAATCATATATTTTCTTGAAGGTTTTTAGTAATCGGGACATGCGAACAGGTTTAACTATATAGTCAATAGCGGAAAGTTCAAAGGCATCTAAGGCGAATTCGTTATGACCGGTAAGAAATATTATATATGGGTTATGACCTAACTCTATTACTCTGCTAACTGCTGTTCGACCGTCAATCTCCGGCATTTCAATGTCCACAAATAAGATGTCAGGATCTGTATTTTTTACTAACTCAATTAATTCATTACCGTTAGCTACATCTCCAATCAACTCCACATTATCAATTTTAGATAGCAAGTCCTTTATATATTTTCTTGTACTGTTATCATCCTCGGCAACAGCTACTCTTAATTTTGTTTTTAACATGAATTTAACCATTAGGATCTAATTGTTTTCTTAAGTGATTCCGGTGCTTTCGGCTGGTATAGAGTCCAGAAACTGGCGGATTGTATTTCTGTAGCAGCGATAAAAGCAAAAACAGTAGCAATTAAACCAAATAATTTTTTGTTAAATTTTTTCAGCATGACCCAGACCTCCTTTCTTCAATTTCAATAAAAAATCAACTTGATTTATAAAGTAACAACCCAGAGGGGTTACCGTAAATCCTTGCCATAATAATCCGGCAGTTGAGGCTAAAATAAAGGAGAACACTTTGGCATTTGGATAAAACAAAAGTATTGGAATACAAATAACAAAATGTGTAGTGATAATGGAAAACGAGAAAAATTTAAATCTCTTCTTTTCATAGTAAGTTGTTAAAGGCCTCTCTTCATTACCTGTGGGTATCCATAGTATACAAATAATTAACAGGAAAAACGTGGCAGAGGTAACCATGGTAAGTACTGCTTGTGCAGTAATTAAAGGTTCTAAAGATTTTACCAGCATCCCAAGCAGGGAAAATAAAATCGTGCTGGTTATCAGACACCGGGTATAAGAACTACAATGGATCCCGCCGGAAAAACTTCTTAATAAGGCGCTAAAAACGACTAAGACCATGGTTTCATAAAAAGTATCAAAATATAGAGAAACCAGTGAAATGGAAGCAAATTAAATTAAAGATCGAATCATAATTTCAATGCCATAAGTTATAGACTCATTCTGGTTTAGTTTTTCCGCATGTGAAGCTATGTAATTCCCAATACAGGTTGAAATACGGGTAATCAAATGATTCCCCCCTATGCAGGTAATATCACGATAAATTCCGTGCCACTATCTTTTTTACTATGCACAGCTATCTCTCCCTTATTTTTTTCAACAAGCTTCTTGACGGTGGTAAGTCCAAGGCCGTCATGTTTTGACTTATCCTTTGATGAATAATTTTCTTCAAATATTTTCCCTAAATCATTTTCTGCTAAAATCGGTTCCGGATTGGATACTTTAAACATAAAAAACTTTTCAAAGCGGGAAATTTGGAAAAGTACTATTCGTTTCTTCTGCTCCAGATGTTCTACAGCTTCAATGGCGTTATCAATGAGATTTCCAAGGATGGTGACTAATTCATGAGGCTTAATTTTTATGCTGGCTAATGAAGCTTGCGCAGTTATTTGCAGACTGACCTTCTTTGAATTTGCCACAGCCTGTTTTGCTTTTAACAAAGCTGCAACTGCGGAATGTTCTAAGCGGATTAATTCATTTAGTTCCTCGAAGTCATCCAGGACCGGATCCAGGTAAGCTACCGTTTCAGTCACGCCGCTGTTATGACACATGGTATATACTGTCTGAAGGTGGTTATGAAAATTATGCCTTTGTGCTCTATAGGATTCGAAAAGGTCGTCTACGCTTTTAAGATATGAGTTTTGAGCAATTATTAAAGCTTCATTCTCAGCCATTAAAAACAGTCGCCTTATTAAAATTACGGAGGAAATAAGACTCAGGGCTAAAAACAGGTTAAAGATAACCGGATTTATTTCCATGATCCTATATATAAAGTGTGCCTTATTAAAAAAACTTGTAATATTAAAGAACGCTATAAAGAACATTTGTAAAAAGACAATTATAATCAAGGCCATGTTTGATTTTGATATAACTGCTGTGTCTAATTTTATTAAAAACCATTTCTTCTTTTGAGCTAAAGTACCTAAAACAGCAAAGGTAAACATATGTGGGTATCCGATAAAAGTTCGGGTGAATTGTCTTTTTAGGATATTTTCTATAGATAAGTTAAATATTGCTGCTAAAAGCGGTAGAAAAATACTTTCTAAAATGCCGAGAGAAATAATTCCGAAAGCAGCAATTATAAATGATCTTACAAAATTGATTCTTAAGACAATTCGTAAGCTTATAGTTAAAACCATTAAGCCTAAAACGGTATGAAAGCCAAAAGGCAAATAAAAACGAAATACGGCCAGTATTAAGCTGTTAAGTATTCCTAATAGAATGATTTTTCCGAATTTTTCGCTTACACTGTATCCAAGCAGGATTAAGCTTGAATAAATTAATATAACAGCCTCTGGTATTGATTGAAAAACTAACGAGAATAAAGGCAATTTATCCAAGAAACTTCCTCCCTTACGAAATATATTAAACTATTTTGTGAGAAATCCTGCTGTTATCCGGCGATTTGCCGCTTTATTGTATTGAAATGCACATGTTGAGGTAACAAAAGCCGTATTTCAAGGTTAAACGGTAAGAAGGGGTAAAGACTAAGTCCTTACCCCTTCTTACCATTTAAAGCTATAAAGCGGCAATATAGATCGGTAATGCGGCATTATACGTGAGTGCGGGAGGATTTGA
The sequence above is a segment of the Desulfolucanica intricata genome. Coding sequences within it:
- a CDS encoding FtsK/SpoIIIE family DNA translocase, with the translated sequence MLQLKSRIKCEIVGIVLIALGVLAMISLLYPSIGIVGYLMEVFLKAAVGEARFLFPLILGIVGFKLIRKPFKVKKSTKIYGIILMFTVILAFLHMQLAPRGYFELGFKGVGGGLIGAVMIFLMTKSFGTIGAYIILSTLLLVALMLITNLSLITLLKNVWVKSKLYIKKTKQLIINFLYEEIDEEVEEHEIFKTTKIIKFPKQTNKYQDEGNVSADNNLTDEEEKTEPLELSPALNLDFNQDGDGQEKQAAEQQKTVSFQKNQVINGEQLTLSFREQTGNFLLPPLELLQQPSKIKNNKVNKDISNNVKILEETLGSFGVRARVTQVSRGPAITRYEIQPPPGIKVSRIVGLADDIALSMAAPDVRIEAPIPGKAAVGIEVPNKEISRVYLRELLETRDFQQSTSRLTVSLGKDIAGNPIVADLSKMPHLLIAGATGSGKSVCMNTLIASILFKASPEEVKFLIIDPKMVELTTYNGVPHLVSPIVTDPKKAATALRWAVKEMESRYKLFAAEGVKDILRYNKLLQSRKDVKENNKTLPLIVILIDELADLMMVAPADVEDAICRLAQMARAAGIHLVVATQRPSVDVITGLIKANIPSRISFAVSSQIDSRTILDMSGAEKLLGKGDMLFFPIGASKPIRVQGAYLSDTEVENLVNYLKKQSAPVFVEDVAEESVGANSGVEFEDELLPRAVEIFIESGQASISMLQRRLRIGYARAARLIDIMEQKGIVGQFEGSKPRTILINEEDYHQMFNCR
- the mnmH gene encoding tRNA 2-selenouridine(34) synthase MnmH, with amino-acid sequence MIKLSVEISLILEMEVLTVYREIDIEKVFTDSDTVLVDVRSENEFAEDTIPGAVNIPLLSNEHRTMVGTVYKQEGPQMARRLGLELVSPKLPKMVDDFAAAAKDRDVTVFCWRGGDRSRFTASLLANMGFKVKRVLGGYKAYRRVVHKYLEQECLPQKAVVLHGLTGVGKTEVIDGLNKEGIPALDLEGMAVHRGSVYGKIGLPPSPSQKQFESRIFEFFRRHGQQGVFVVECESRRLGKLLVPSSLMTTMRRGYSILLYADLETRVERIERVYTDGPNHNIEELQEATASLLKRLGKNKTAELNEMLAAKKFKEVFRYLLTDYYDPLYKYPEGPAKDYDLSVNTAKVEEAVAKIKKFVINLPEYRGMKQEVG
- a CDS encoding helix-turn-helix domain-containing protein is translated as MEIGSILRQTREAKGLSLQQAEEETKIRRKYLEALENEKFDVLPGPVYVKAFIKTYAKYLGLNGEELVAGLTGQAAEEIPVFIKKAENTLMDRPAFTWKPRYWRYLAAIFLVGVIALFGAAYKENNSFLTERRTGTPQQSEQTDREDVNHNNIENNNKQSADNNTTTEDEQGVNLRLNVTSERCWMLVKVDGNIAFEGTLPAGQSKDFTAQEEIWFKLGNTGAVQVVVNGENHGYLDKNATINDYTVNKSGLQQG
- a CDS encoding LytR/AlgR family response regulator transcription factor, which gives rise to MLKTKLRVAVAEDDNSTRKYIKDLLSKIDNVELIGDVANGNELIELVKNTDPDILFVDIEMPEIDGRTAVSRVIELGHNPYIIFLTGHNEFALDAFELSAIDYIVKPVRMSRLLKTFKKIYDLQEKSQQQMAEIKNILTSRDKIFIKTGSSVTFIDVDSIIMIERKNNKSIILTQDNKYETTENLMSLKNKLDFPQFFQSHKSFIVNLKHISQINPIGNRAYEIRFQQSPNTALISRLNAKTIFSLLNIPYNS
- a CDS encoding cyclic lactone autoinducer peptide, with the protein product MLKKFNKKLFGLIATVFAFIAATEIQSASFWTLYQPKAPESLKKTIRS
- a CDS encoding accessory gene regulator B family protein, with product MVLVVFSALLRSFSGGIHCSSYTRCLITSTILFSLLGMLVKSLEPLITAQAVLTMVTSATFFLLIICILWIPTGNEERPLTTYYEKKRFKFFSFSIITTHFVICIPILLFYPNAKVFSFILASTAGLLWQGFTVTPLGCYFINQVDFLLKLKKGGLGHAEKI